From Lewinellaceae bacterium:
AAAACCATACCAGGTATCGAGCGAGAAGAAGTCGCCGCCTTTCTTAACATCGATCAGGAAGCTCAACGCCAGGTTCTTGTAGGCAAAGCGGTTGAAAACGCCCCCTCTCCAGTCGGGGTTGATGTCGCCGATCACTTCCGGAGCGCTGGTCTTGACGTATCTAACCCCGCCGCGGTAGGCAGTAACAATGGGGCTGCCATTATCATCGAAGACATAATTGCTGCCCCAAATGGTGCCGTAGGGCTGGCCAACCGTAGCGTTCATCGTGATGCCACCCTGCGCGCTCGCCAACTGCAGGTTGGTTGCGTCTTCAAACAGCTCGATCACTTCGTTCCGGTTCTTGGCCCAGTTGATATTCATATCCCAGGTGAAGTCCTTCAAGCGGACAAGGCCCAGGTTCAAAGCCACTTCAACGCCCTGGTTCTGGATCTGGCCGGCATTGACATACTTGAAGGTATTGCCGGTAGCCGCAGTAACTGCTACAGGGATGATCTGATCAAAGGTATTGGACTCGTATACCGACAAGTCCAGGCCCAGGCGGTTGCGCAGGAAGCGCATTTCCAGGCCGACCTCCCAGCTTTCGGTGCTTTCCGGCTTGAGGTTAGGATTGTTTTTCGTAGCATTGACGGAAGCCAGCGGAACGCCGTTGAAGGGGCTATTCAATACATACGTATCAAAAATACTCTGAACCGGAGCATCGGCGCCTACCTCGGCGTAGTTCAGGCGCAACTTGCCAAAATCCAGTACTCTGGAATCAATGAGTTCAGAAAAGACAAAGCTCAAAGAAGCTGAAGGGTAGAAGAACGCATTGTTGTCTTTCGGAAGCGTAGAAGAAACATCGTAGCGCCCGGTCAGGTCGAGATACAGTAAACGATTGTATCCCAAAGACAAACGGCCGTAATAGCCATCAACCCCAAGCTCGCTTTTATCTTCGGTCGGAGCCTCGATGGCGCTGATGCTGTTCGCCAGGGAGAAAACGCCGGGAACAACCAACCCTCCGTTCGTTTGTGCGCGGATGGATTCGACGCCAGACCTTCTGATGTTGGTTCCCAGCATCGCGCCCAGGTTAAACGTGCTGGAGAGGTCTTTGTTGATGTTGGCAAACAGGTCGAAGTTGTTTTCGTAGAAGGAGCGGTTGAAGCGCTCGTACCTGGAAACTTCATTTGAAGTTACCTCAATCCGTTCTTCCTGCACCTCTGAGTAACGGTCCGTTGACAACCTACCGGTGATCTTCAACCAATCCGTAAGGTCGTAGTCCAATTGAATATTGCCGAAAATCCGGCTGCGTTCGTCGGTTGAATAGTTCTTGTAACGAGTCCAGTAATAGTTGTCAAAAAAGTTAGCCACGGTCGCGTTATCCGGCTCCGAAGCCCCCTTAGGGTTCCAGGAAATGTTCTTCCCGGTATCGAAATAAGCCTCTTTTAGTTCATAGATATCAGTCATAACCTGATACCACTGGCGGAAAGACTGGTTGACGTTGCCGCCGTCATAACCCGTACCGTAACGGCCTAAGCCTTCGGTATAGACATAATTGACGGAGGTAGAAACCGTCAGCTTATCCGACATGTCGTATCCTCCGCTGAAAGAGACCGAATTCCGGTTGAGTTCGCTGTTGGGCAGGATACCCGCCTGGTCGAAATAGGTGTAACTCAAACGGTATTGGCTGCGGTCGGTGCCACCGTCAATAGAGACGTTCGTATTGAACGTAGTGGAGGTTTCATAAAAATCAGTAGCATCGTGCGCTCCCGCAACAAAAGGAAATAACTGGCCATACGGGTACTTTTCCCAATCCCGGTAGAGGGAACGCCAGTCGGCCACCATCAGGTTGGGGTCAAAACGCTGGCCTTGAGAGGCATCCTCGTAGGTAGGAACGATCAGGGTTTCGGTACCGTCACCCTTAAAGTCAAAGTAATCGAGCCCTGATCCTTCTCCGGCAGCATAAAAAGCCCCATAACCCGGGCCGTATTCTTTCTGGTAGACCGGCATAGTGGACTTGTCGATCTGCCCCAGGGTATAACCGGAATTAACCGTCACGCCCAGGCCTTTTCTTTTTGTACCTTTCTTGGTGGTGATGAGCACCACGCCATTGGCGGCCCGCGCGCCATAGAGCGCCGTTGCTGCCGCGCCCTTCAGTACGTTGATCGAAGCGATGTCTTCCGGGTTGACGTCCATGGCGGCGTTGCCAAAGTCGTATCCACCCCGGCCGGTCTTCTGGTCATCCGTGTTCGTATTGTCGTTGCTGATGGGGGTGCCATCCACAACAAAGAGCGCCTGGTTATTACCAGTCAGAGACTTGTAGCCGCGAATGATCACGTTAGCGGAACCACCAAGCTGATTGCTCCGCCTGACATCCAGGCCTGCGATTTTGCCGGAAAGAGATTGAATAAAGTTGACATCCTTTACTCTGGAAACCTCTTCCCCTTCTACTTCCTGGGTAGCGTAGCCAAGAGACTTCTTGTCTCTTTGTACACCTAAGGCGGTTACAACCGCCTCGGTAAGGGTCACCCCTTCTTCCATGATAATGTTAAAGGTAGTCTGGTTTCCCATCTCAATCTCCTGGGTATTGAAGCCAGTGTAGCTCACAACCAGGGTATTGGAACCCTGCGGAACCTGGATAGAAAAGTTGCCGTCGAGGTCTGTGACGGTGCCAGAAGAAGTACCTTTTACCAGAACACTGGCGCCCAGAAGCGGCTCGCCAGATTGATCAGTCACATTCCCGGTGACTGTTTGTTGGGCAAGGATAGAGCCAATAGCAAAGAGCCATAGCCCTAGGACTAGTGAGAGTTTTTTCATACTAATCTGTTTTATTCAATAAATCTAAAATATTAATCAAAGGTAGAACAATTAAAAAAACTTGTCCTACTCATCTCTTAACTTTATGTTAACGATTGGGAACAACAATATGCTGCCCTGGAGTTCAGGATACAGGAATACCTTCTAAATATACTAAAAAACCATTCAAATATATACAAAATAAAAAATCTGACAAAAAACTACAGCCTGAGAGCTGCTCCTGTGTTGAATTCATTTACACTTTTACACATTCACACATTTTCAAACCCCGGCAAATGCCTGGCAGCACGGGCAATACCCCTCACTGAAGCAGCCTGAGGTACATTTGTATGGTATTCTGCAGCCCAAAATAGAGGGCGTCGCAGATCAGGGCGTGGCCGATGGATACCTCCAGCAGGCCGGCCACGTGTTCCCGGTAAAAGCGAAGGTTGTCGAGGTTGAGGTCGTGCCCGGCGTTGACGCCGATGCCTATTTCGCCGGCCAGCAGGGCGCAACGGGCGTGGGCTGCAACGGCTTTTTCCGGGTTCCCGGCAAATTCCAGCGCGTAGTTGCCGGTATAGAATTCCACCCGGTCCGCCCCCACCGCTTTAGCCCCTTCCAGATGGGCTTCCTCTGCATCGATGAATACGGACACCCTAATTCCTTTTTCCTGCAGGCGCGCCACCACATCAGTGAGGAAATCCTTGTGGGCCAGCGTATTCCACCCCTGGCTGGAAGTCAGCGCGCCGGGGGGGTCGGGCACCAGGGTGCACTGAGCTGGCGCGTTGTCGAGCACCAGTTTTAAAAACTGCTCGGTGGGGTTGCCTTCGATGTTGAACTCGGTAGTTACAGCCCGGCGCAGGGCGGGAATATCAGAGTAGCGAATATGCCTTTCGTCGGGCCGGGGGTGGACGGTGATCCCTTGCGCGCCAAAAGCTTCGCAGTCTTTGGCAACCTGTAACAGGTTGGGAAAGTTGCCCTCTCTGGAATTGCGTATCAGGGCGACCTTATTGATGTTGACACTTAGTTTCGTCATGCAGGAAAAAATGTAGTGTTAAACAAATCGGCCCAACCGCAGTTGTAAGCCTTGAGTTTCCTATCTTGCCTGCAAATTTAGCAAGAAATTGACGGCTTTGCCGGTACTTTTGCCCTTATCAAAAACCAGATCATTGAGCACAGAAGAAGAAAGTACTTTTTTTCCGCCCGGAGTTGTCTCCATTAGCGGCACTCTTATTAATGGTGTTGTTCATGCTGCTGGGCAGCGGAATTGGCAATGGGCTGGTATTTCTCCTCGGGCAGAGCATGGGGCTGTCTCTGACGGAAGTATTGCAGAGCTTTGGCCGGGAGAGCCCGCTGGCAGAGCGCAATTTCCTGCGCGCCGTCACGCTGTTTTCTCACCTTTTCACTTTCGCCTTGCCGGCTGTATTGCTGGCCCTCCTTTTGCATCGGCGCCGGTGGGTGAAGTATCTGAAGATAGGCCGCCTGCCCTCGCTCAACATCATCAGCGCAGGCATATTTTTCATGCTGGGGGTTTTCGTATTTTCCCAGTTTGCCTATTGGATAAACCAGCAGGTCCCTCTGCCGGGCTGGGCCTCGGAGATGGAATCGTCGACCGGCCGGCTGGTTCAGGGGCTTTTGGTGATGAAAAGCCCCGGGGAGCTGGCTTTCACCATATTGGTAGTGGCGGCGCTGCCCGCCCTGGGAGAGGAGTTGGTGTTTCGGGGCATCCTGCAGCAAGAACTGGAGAAGGCCACGGGGCGCCCGTTGGCCGCTATATGGATAGGAGCATTTATTTTCAGCGCTTTTCACCTGCAATTCGCCGGCCTGTTGCCTCGGTTTTTTCTCGGGGCCGGCCTGGGATACCTTTTTTACTGGACTCGCAGCTTGTGGACGCCGGCCATTGCTCATTTTGTGGTCAATGGCATGCAGGTTGCCGGGCAGTACTACCGGCAGCAAAACTTGCCGGAAACCAGCCTGGAGGAAGTCAACTGGCCGGCTATTGCCACTTCAGCTTTATTAGTTGCCGGTTTGAGTTATTATCTTTACCGGCAATACAAAACTAAAGACGGGCCTCCGGCAGCTTAGGGAATGGCCGGCCGAACCCGCACACACCACAATATGAAGGGACTACTGCAACGAGGAATCACGGCTTTCATTTTTGGAGTTGTCATGCTGGGTGGAATCTATGGCGGCCCGTATGCGTTCGTTGCCTTATTTGCGCTGATAACCGGCCTTTGCTTGTGGGAATTTTTCGGGATCGTATTGTCCAAAAACCGGCGCATCGACCTCTTCCGCCGGTTTCTGGGCATGGGGCTGGGCCTGGCCCCTTTTCTGCTGGCAGCGGTGCTGCAGCTGGAACTCGTGCGCAACAAAGATTTGTTTATCGTCATTTCATTGTTGTTGTTGTTTCCCTTTATCTTCTCGGCTTTCATTTATGAGCTTTACACCCGGTCGGAGCAGCCCTTTGTCAATGTCGCCTACATCGTGCTGGGCATGGCTTACATCGGCATGCCTTTTGCGCTGCTGGAATTCATTGCTTTTGAAGACGGTTTGTTCTGCGCCAATACCGTCTTCGGCCTGCTCGTCCTGACCTGGTTTAACGATACCGGAGCCTATATGGTGGGGTCGCAGATTGGGCGGACGCCGCTGTTTCCCCGCATCTCTCCCAAGAAGACCTGGGGGGCGCCGCCGGCGGAGCTGCCGCTGCATTTATTGGCGCTTATCTGGTGTGTGCTATTTTTAAAGAGCTTCGCCTGGCAGACTGGCTGGTGATGGCGGGCATTGTCGCTGTTTTCGGCAACCTGGGCGACCTCGTGGAATCTATGCTGAAACGCAGCGTGAACATTAAAGATTCAGGCGCTCTGCTGCCCGTGCACGGCAATATGCTCGACAGATTCGACGCCTTCATCTTTTTGCTTCCTTTTGCTACTGCTTATCTGCTTTGGGTGAGGCTGGGAGGTGTGTGAGGCTGATGGGGCAAAACCGCGAAATGTAGAACCGCAAAATGTGAAACCGCAAAATGTAGAACCGCAAAATGTAGAACCGCAAAATGTGAAACCGCAAAATGTAGAACCGCAAAATGTGAAACCGCAAAATGTAAAACCGCGAAATGTAGCATTTAAAGGGAGGCGGGACGCAGAACTGAGGCGCAACTAAACTAAAACCCGGCTGGAGGTTTATTATTATATGATATGCTGCATCCTATTATAAAAAGCTGAAATACGGACGTAAATTTGCAGAGACCTACTAAATACAATGTAAACTAAGTAACTTTCCGTTTTGGCAGTGCCTTTTGGCGAAATGCCCATCCCAAAACAGCAAAGAACTTAATTTACAGTGTACTAAACTTGTATGAGCTGATGAAAATACACAAAGAAGGACGCCTAATCATTGTTGGGATGGGCATTGTCCTCATTTTACTAAACCTCCTGTTCCTTTATCTGGCGCCGAAGGCCTTTTTAATCGCCATTATTGCGTCATTGACATTTTTTGCCTGGGTTATTCATTTTTTCCGCCACCCCAGCCGGGAGATCCACCTGCCGGACAACAACCTGGTGTACGCCCCTGCGGATGGCAAAGTGGTGGTCATTGAAGAAACCGAAGAAGCCGAATACTTCAAAGACAGGCGCCTGCAAATTTCCATTTTCATGTCTCCGATGAACGTGCACGTCAACCGCAGCCCTATCAGCGGCACGGTCAACTACCTCAAGTATCACCCCGGGCGCTATCTGGTGGCCTGGCACCCCAAGTCGTCTACCGAAAATGAACGCACCACGGTGGTTATCGATAATGGGGAGGCGGAAATCCTGCTACGGCAAATCGCCGGCGCCATGGCGAAACGGATCAAGACTTACCTGCAGGTCGGCCAGGAAGTGGAACAGGGCGGCGAGATGGGCTTCATCAAGTTCGGTTCGCGGGTGGATGTTTTTCTGCCCCTGGATGCTCAGGTGGATGTAAAGATCGGGGATAAGGTGAAGGGCAACAAAACGGTGATTGCCAGGTTGGGGGAGTGATGGTTAGATGGTTAGATGGTTGGATGGCTATATGGTTTTATTGTTAATGGTTAAATGGCTATATGGGTATGCGAATCCAAAGCCAAACCTAAAGCATTAACCCCGTAAGGGTGAAAGCTCATTGCCTGGAACAACGAAGTGTAAGCCTTTCGCCTTCTTTTCGAGGGGCAATAAAGTTACGAGGATTCCTCCCAAATGATGGTGCCTTCTGTGTCGAGGTAAAGCCATTTACCAGCCTTCACCACCAGTGCCATGCCGTCCTTGAACGGCAAAGCGGCTTCGTATTTGGGTGGGATGCGCCACTCCCCTTCCCTATCGATAAACCCCCAGTGGCCATTGGTTTTCACCGGGGCCAGCCCATCGGCAAAGAGGCCGGCGTCCTCGAAGCGGGGCGGAATGGCTATTTCCCCGGATGGGCCGATGTAACCGAAGCGTTGGTGCATTTGCACGGGCGCCAGGCCATCGCCGAAATCGCCGGCAAAAGCAAAGGCGGGTTCCACCACCAACTCTCCTACCTGGTTGATGAACCCAAAAAGGGTATCCTGGACGACGATGGTAAAATCATCGAAAAATTCGCCCTGGGCATAGCCCTCCAGCAATTCGAACTGAGGCTCCACCAGCAGTTCGCCGGGTAGGTTGACCAGGTACCCCATAGCTGCCCTTCCCGCACAAAGTACTTCACCCTGAAAGTACCTGGCAACCGTCGAACCGGGGAGCGACGGTACCAACCCCTTCCTCATCGATATATACCCCACTTACCTGCCAGGCAGACGGGCGCCAGTACCCGGGAAAATTCCCGGGCATGCTCGAACCCCGGGCGGATAGCCCAGCTTCCGTCCTGCCGTATGTATCCGTAGTATCCGTGGTGGCGCACCGTACTATAAGTACTGCCAAAATCGCCGGCATCTTCAAACCGAATGTCCACCGATAGGTTGCCGCGGGTGTCGATATACCCCAGCGGTTAACCAGTTGCACCCGTACTAAGTACTTTCTTCGAACAATCCTGCGAAATTGAAAATATGTTTGAGCAAGAGGCGCCCATGGCATCTATATGCACCCATTTATCGTTGAAACGCACCCGGGAAAAGCCGTTGTAGAAATCTTCGGCTTCGAGGTACTGGGGTTCTATCGCCATGCGCCCCTCTGCGTCTATGAAGCCGTACTTGCCGTTTTCCCGTATTTTGAAAAGTGGTGCATGCATGGGCTGCTGTCGAGAATGGTTATTGATCCATCGAAGTGCGAATATAGGCAAAAGCACTAGTTTTTCGGCGCTAAGATCGCCCAATGGCAGTAAGGGCGGGCTTTTTCGAAAAAGCCCGCCCTTACTGGCAAAAAATACCGCAAAGAACCTAACTTTGTAGGCCCTGTGTTGCGTCGGTTTGCAGGCTGCCCTTCAATCTTTTCAGGCACGCCTCCAAACCAGCTCTAAATGAACCAGAAACACTGAAGCATGGCATTGCGCGAAGAATTTCCTCCGGCGGGTTCCGATTATATGGGCGGCGAAAGCGATGGCTATGAATACCGTACGGTCTTCGCCGGCTCCAACCTGGAAGCGACTTATGATATGGTTCGCCAATTCCTGAAAGAAGAAGGCTACGGCGAC
This genomic window contains:
- a CDS encoding SusC/RagA family TonB-linked outer membrane protein yields the protein MKKLSLVLGLWLFAIGSILAQQTVTGNVTDQSGEPLLGASVLVKGTSSGTVTDLDGNFSIQVPQGSNTLVVSYTGFNTQEIEMGNQTTFNIIMEEGVTLTEAVVTALGVQRDKKSLGYATQEVEGEEVSRVKDVNFIQSLSGKIAGLDVRRSNQLGGSANVIIRGYKSLTGNNQALFVVDGTPISNDNTNTDDQKTGRGGYDFGNAAMDVNPEDIASINVLKGAAATALYGARAANGVVLITTKKGTKRKGLGVTVNSGYTLGQIDKSTMPVYQKEYGPGYGAFYAAGEGSGLDYFDFKGDGTETLIVPTYEDASQGQRFDPNLMVADWRSLYRDWEKYPYGQLFPFVAGAHDATDFYETSTTFNTNVSIDGGTDRSQYRLSYTYFDQAGILPNSELNRNSVSFSGGYDMSDKLTVSTSVNYVYTEGLGRYGTGYDGGNVNQSFRQWYQVMTDIYELKEAYFDTGKNISWNPKGASEPDNATVANFFDNYYWTRYKNYSTDERSRIFGNIQLDYDLTDWLKITGRLSTDRYSEVQEERIEVTSNEVSRYERFNRSFYENNFDLFANINKDLSSTFNLGAMLGTNIRRSGVESIRAQTNGGLVVPGVFSLANSISAIEAPTEDKSELGVDGYYGRLSLGYNRLLYLDLTGRYDVSSTLPKDNNAFFYPSASLSFVFSELIDSRVLDFGKLRLNYAEVGADAPVQSIFDTYVLNSPFNGVPLASVNATKNNPNLKPESTESWEVGLEMRFLRNRLGLDLSVYESNTFDQIIPVAVTAATGNTFKYVNAGQIQNQGVEVALNLGLVRLKDFTWDMNINWAKNRNEVIELFEDATNLQLASAQGGITMNATVGQPYGTIWGSNYVFDDNGSPIVTAYRGGVRYVKTSAPEVIGDINPDWRGGVFNRFAYKNLALSFLIDVKKGGDFFSLDTWYGFGTGLYDITAGLNRNGVPVRDKPEEGGGIFIDGAVVQTGTDADGNPISDGTPNTEAFYASDYRSAIGWVAAPNAYHVYDASFVKLRELSLTYSLPASFIKKTPFQGLDISLIGRNLWIIDKNSPYSDPESGLSAGNIQGNQSGVYPAVKEYGFNVRLRF
- a CDS encoding pyridoxine 5'-phosphate synthase, which codes for MTKLSVNINKVALIRNSREGNFPNLLQVAKDCEAFGAQGITVHPRPDERHIRYSDIPALRRAVTTEFNIEGNPTEQFLKLVLDNAPAQCTLVPDPPGALTSSQGWNTLAHKDFLTDVVARLQEKGIRVSVFIDAEEAHLEGAKAVGADRVEFYTGNYALEFAGNPEKAVAAHARCALLAGEIGIGVNAGHDLNLDNLRFYREHVAGLLEVSIGHALICDALYFGLQNTIQMYLRLLQ
- a CDS encoding CPBP family intramembrane metalloprotease, coding for MVLFMLLGSGIGNGLVFLLGQSMGLSLTEVLQSFGRESPLAERNFLRAVTLFSHLFTFALPAVLLALLLHRRRWVKYLKIGRLPSLNIISAGIFFMLGVFVFSQFAYWINQQVPLPGWASEMESSTGRLVQGLLVMKSPGELAFTILVVAALPALGEELVFRGILQQELEKATGRPLAAIWIGAFIFSAFHLQFAGLLPRFFLGAGLGYLFYWTRSLWTPAIAHFVVNGMQVAGQYYRQQNLPETSLEEVNWPAIATSALLVAGLSYYLYRQYKTKDGPPAA
- a CDS encoding phosphatidylserine decarboxylase family protein encodes the protein MKIHKEGRLIIVGMGIVLILLNLLFLYLAPKAFLIAIIASLTFFAWVIHFFRHPSREIHLPDNNLVYAPADGKVVVIEETEEAEYFKDRRLQISIFMSPMNVHVNRSPISGTVNYLKYHPGRYLVAWHPKSSTENERTTVVIDNGEAEILLRQIAGAMAKRIKTYLQVGQEVEQGGEMGFIKFGSRVDVFLPLDAQVDVKIGDKVKGNKTVIARLGE
- a CDS encoding WG repeat-containing protein; this encodes MGYLVNLPGELLVEPQFELLEGYAQGEFFDDFTIVVQDTLFGFINQVGELVVEPAFAFAGDFGDGLAPVQMHQRFGYIGPSGEIAIPPRFEDAGLFADGLAPVKTNGHWGFIDREGEWRIPPKYEAALPFKDGMALVVKAGKWLYLDTEGTIIWEESS
- a CDS encoding WG repeat-containing protein is translated as MDIRFEDAGDFGSTYSTVRHHGYYGYIRQDGSWAIRPGFEHAREFSRVLAPVCLAGKWGIYR
- a CDS encoding WG repeat-containing protein; its protein translation is MPIFALRWINNHSRQQPMHAPLFKIRENGKYGFIDAEGRMAIEPQYLEAEDFYNGFSRVRFNDKWVHIDAMGASCSNIFSISQDCSKKVLSTGATG